A region of Rhodanobacteraceae bacterium DNA encodes the following proteins:
- a CDS encoding Beta-lactamase class C-like and penicillin binding proteins (PBPs) superfamily, with amino-acid sequence MTRKPLVLLALVWLSATAHAQAPHQAQIDALMSRYTGDVPGASLLVVKDGKTVIARGYGYANLEEHTKAGPATNYRLASVTKQFTAASILLLKQDGKLKLGDPIRKYLPELPASDDAITIENLLTHTSGLIDYEDLIPATQTAQIDDNDVLRLIASQDRLYFQPGSAHRYSNGGYVLLGLIVQRVSGMDLADFMQQRIFKPLGMDHTLMYEHHRGPKPANRAYGYSLIDGKWTRTDQSVTSATRGDGGIYSNIEDFAKWDAALYTDKLLDADSRKLAFTPKDPIADPDTDYGFGWRLSGDTEWHSGESQGFRNVIIRWPKQHVTVVILSNRNHFKPYPLALTIGELFLAHGSNK; translated from the coding sequence ATGACGCGTAAACCGCTTGTGCTACTTGCATTGGTGTGGCTGTCCGCGACGGCGCACGCGCAAGCGCCGCACCAGGCCCAGATCGACGCGCTGATGAGCCGCTATACGGGCGATGTGCCGGGCGCCTCGCTGCTGGTGGTCAAGGACGGCAAGACCGTGATCGCGCGCGGCTACGGCTACGCCAACCTCGAAGAACACACCAAGGCCGGCCCGGCAACCAACTATCGTCTGGCATCGGTGACGAAGCAGTTCACGGCCGCCTCGATCCTGCTGCTGAAGCAGGACGGCAAACTGAAACTCGGCGACCCGATCCGCAAGTACCTGCCGGAGCTTCCGGCCAGCGACGATGCGATCACCATCGAAAACCTGCTGACGCACACCAGCGGCCTGATCGATTACGAAGACCTGATCCCGGCCACGCAAACCGCGCAGATCGACGACAACGACGTGCTGCGTTTGATCGCGTCGCAGGATCGCCTCTATTTCCAGCCCGGCAGCGCTCACCGCTACAGCAACGGCGGCTACGTGCTGCTGGGCCTGATCGTGCAGCGCGTGTCGGGCATGGACCTGGCCGACTTCATGCAGCAGCGCATCTTCAAGCCGCTGGGCATGGACCACACGCTGATGTATGAACACCATCGCGGGCCGAAGCCGGCGAACCGCGCTTACGGCTACAGCCTCATCGACGGCAAGTGGACGCGCACCGACCAGAGCGTCACCAGCGCCACCCGCGGCGACGGCGGCATTTACTCCAACATCGAGGATTTCGCGAAGTGGGACGCGGCGCTGTACACCGACAAACTGCTCGACGCCGACTCACGCAAACTGGCGTTCACGCCCAAGGATCCGATCGCCGACCCCGATACCGATTACGGTTTCGGCTGGCGCCTCAGCGGCGACACCGAATGGCACTCGGGCGAAAGCCAGGGCTTCCGCAACGTGATCATCCGCTGGCCGAAGCAGCACGTGACCGTGGTGATCCTGAGCAACCGCAACCACTTCAAGCCCTACCCGCTGGCGCTGACGATCGGCGAACTCTTCCTCGCACACGGCTCCAACAAGTAG
- a CDS encoding D-alanyl-D-alanine dipeptidase: protein MHFWKGSRHTACVLGFVLATVAIAASADAPPTISPAKTMAEAGMVDIRTLVPDMAENIHYAGSDNFTGAPVPGYRAARCFLLKPAAEALARVEHSLREQHLRLKIWDCYRPARAVAAFVRWAHDLSDTSTKTAHYPNVDKGKLLGEYIAPVSGHSRGATVDLTLMRCNAHGRHCKPLDMGTPFDLFDPLAHTDSPNVTAVQHANRERLLHAMAAQGFENYPAEWWHYTFTMHPQPTMLYDVPVQ from the coding sequence TTGCATTTCTGGAAAGGTTCCAGGCACACCGCCTGCGTTCTTGGCTTCGTCCTCGCGACGGTCGCCATCGCCGCAAGCGCCGATGCACCGCCGACGATCTCGCCCGCGAAAACGATGGCCGAAGCCGGCATGGTCGACATCCGCACTTTGGTGCCGGACATGGCCGAGAACATCCACTACGCCGGCAGCGACAACTTCACCGGCGCGCCGGTGCCGGGTTACAGGGCCGCCAGGTGTTTCCTGCTGAAGCCGGCCGCCGAAGCGCTGGCGCGGGTCGAACATTCATTGCGCGAACAACACCTGCGCCTGAAGATATGGGACTGCTATCGCCCTGCCCGCGCGGTCGCCGCGTTCGTGCGCTGGGCGCATGACCTTTCCGACACCAGCACCAAGACCGCACACTACCCCAACGTCGACAAGGGCAAGTTGCTGGGCGAATACATCGCGCCGGTGTCGGGTCACAGCCGCGGCGCTACGGTCGACCTCACGTTGATGCGATGCAACGCGCACGGCAGGCATTGCAAGCCGCTGGACATGGGCACACCCTTCGACCTGTTCGACCCGCTTGCCCACACCGATTCGCCAAACGTGACGGCAGTGCAGCACGCGAACCGCGAACGGCTGCTGCACGCGATGGCCGCGCAGGGTTTCGAGAACTATCCGGCCGAGTGGTGGCATTACACCTTCACCATGCACCCGCAGCCGACCATGCTCTACGACGTTCCGGTGCAATGA
- a CDS encoding Beta-lactamase class C-like and penicillin binding proteins (PBPs) superfamily / DUF3471 domain — translation MKSCARIVVASLALAFCATTAQAAAPATKQGTGFDRVVDAVVAYYHLPGLAVGVIDHGKVVYTREVGTLASGKPIDADTLFLIASNSKAMTSTLLARLVQQGKLRWDDPVTKYLPAFRMYDPWVTQNMQIGDLLVHHSGLPEGAGDLMLWPTPNDFTPQDVIHGLRYLKPAYSFRAGYAYDNTLYIVAGQVAAAAGGAPYPTLMRREVFDPLGMTRCQIGTWNRDEVGNVADPHVIEDGRYVAIPAHGAIVHATTMEAAGGVRCSLHDMLTWAGNWLVPTPQQLQWLSPQQRHAEWTPYNPMPISKLKREWDGTLFWGYGYGWRIGDVDGEMTVSHTGTLEGMYSAMTLLPFKKSGFVILINAEADNARSVLIEMLTKHFTAPDKARSVQSYADELKRDDEQRRISRVPDTSSRKPATPAELKNELGVWRDPWFGEVHLCAKGNEVQLASAKSPTLTGKVMRVGDKYLVHWAHGDAEAWLRFPQQAGGTLHMAKVDPDADFSYDYEDLAFTRKGACE, via the coding sequence ATGAAATCCTGCGCGCGTATCGTGGTGGCGTCCCTGGCACTGGCATTCTGCGCGACCACCGCGCAGGCCGCCGCGCCTGCAACGAAACAAGGCACCGGCTTCGATCGCGTGGTCGATGCCGTGGTCGCGTATTACCACCTGCCGGGCCTTGCGGTCGGCGTGATCGACCACGGCAAGGTGGTCTACACGCGCGAGGTCGGCACGCTCGCATCCGGCAAACCCATCGACGCCGACACGCTGTTCCTGATCGCGTCCAACAGCAAGGCGATGACCTCCACCCTGCTGGCGCGCCTGGTGCAACAGGGCAAACTGCGCTGGGACGATCCGGTCACGAAATACCTGCCGGCATTCCGGATGTACGACCCGTGGGTGACGCAGAACATGCAGATCGGCGACCTGCTGGTGCACCACAGTGGCCTGCCCGAAGGCGCCGGCGACCTGATGCTGTGGCCGACGCCCAACGATTTCACGCCGCAGGACGTCATCCATGGCCTGCGATACCTGAAACCCGCCTACAGTTTCCGCGCGGGTTACGCCTACGACAACACGCTGTACATCGTGGCGGGGCAAGTCGCCGCCGCGGCCGGCGGCGCGCCGTATCCGACGCTGATGCGCCGCGAAGTGTTCGATCCGCTCGGCATGACGCGCTGCCAGATCGGCACCTGGAATCGCGACGAGGTCGGCAATGTGGCCGATCCGCACGTCATCGAAGATGGCCGTTACGTCGCGATTCCCGCGCACGGCGCCATCGTCCACGCCACCACCATGGAGGCGGCCGGCGGCGTGCGCTGCAGCCTGCACGACATGCTGACCTGGGCCGGGAACTGGCTGGTACCGACGCCACAACAGTTGCAATGGCTGTCGCCACAACAGCGGCATGCGGAGTGGACGCCCTACAACCCGATGCCGATCTCGAAGCTCAAGCGCGAATGGGACGGCACGCTGTTCTGGGGCTACGGCTACGGCTGGCGCATCGGCGATGTCGACGGCGAGATGACGGTATCGCACACTGGCACGCTGGAAGGCATGTACTCCGCGATGACGTTGCTGCCGTTCAAGAAGAGTGGTTTCGTGATCCTCATCAATGCCGAGGCGGACAACGCGCGCAGCGTGCTCATCGAAATGTTGACCAAGCATTTCACCGCGCCGGACAAGGCGCGCAGCGTCCAGAGTTACGCCGACGAACTGAAGCGCGACGACGAGCAGCGCCGCATCTCGCGCGTGCCCGACACCTCATCGCGCAAACCCGCCACGCCAGCCGAGCTGAAAAATGAACTCGGCGTGTGGCGCGACCCGTGGTTCGGCGAAGTGCATCTCTGCGCCAAGGGCAACGAAGTGCAACTTGCTTCAGCGAAATCGCCGACGCTGACCGGCAAAGTGATGCGCGTCGGCGACAAGTACCTCGTGCACTGGGCCCATGGCGATGCCGAAGCGTGGCTGCGCTTCCCGCAACAGGCCGGCGGCACGCTGCACATGGCCAAGGTCGATCCGGATGCCGATTTCAGCTATGACTACGAAGACCTGGCCTTCACGCGGAAAGGTGCGTGTGAATAA
- a CDS encoding Diaminopimelate decarboxylase has translation MTAHVAAENTDESLLDGVDLHALARRVGTPCHVYSASTIRARIGALQTALHGLDALVCYAAKANSNVAVLQLIANAGLGADIVSGGELWRCLYAGIPADRIVFSGVGKTAEEIADALDAGVARFNVESADELQLLQQVAAARNVVANASARINPNVDALTHAKISTGKSENKFGVSIDEARQWFAGSAALTHVRLDGLHVHIGSQMLSLDPIRAALQRVAAFWRELAAVGHTVRSIDVGGGLGVCYRAGHDHPVPVSDYAGAIREALAGFEGRILLEPGRWLVAEAGVLLTRVVRIKHGRERKFLILDAAMNDLLRPSLYDAWHDIVPLVDATRPSQTYDVVGPVCETGDTFARGRELPECGAGDLVMIKATGAYGASMASTYNSRPLAAEVLLDRGRYAVVRERQTFEELVAGEQSADQWETA, from the coding sequence ATGACCGCCCATGTTGCTGCCGAAAACACCGACGAGTCGCTGCTCGATGGCGTCGATCTGCATGCGCTGGCGCGCCGCGTGGGTACGCCATGCCACGTCTATTCCGCATCCACCATTCGCGCGCGCATCGGCGCGCTGCAAACGGCGCTGCACGGGTTGGATGCGCTGGTCTGCTACGCGGCCAAGGCCAATTCCAACGTCGCGGTCCTGCAATTGATCGCGAACGCCGGCCTGGGCGCCGACATCGTTTCGGGTGGCGAACTGTGGCGCTGCCTGTACGCCGGCATTCCGGCCGACCGCATCGTGTTTTCCGGCGTCGGCAAGACCGCGGAGGAAATTGCGGACGCGCTGGATGCAGGCGTCGCGCGCTTCAACGTGGAGTCGGCGGACGAGTTGCAACTGCTGCAACAGGTCGCGGCGGCACGCAACGTGGTTGCCAATGCATCGGCACGCATCAACCCGAACGTCGACGCCCTCACCCACGCGAAGATTTCCACCGGCAAGTCGGAAAACAAGTTCGGCGTGAGCATCGATGAAGCTCGCCAATGGTTCGCGGGCAGCGCAGCGTTGACGCACGTGCGTCTGGACGGCCTGCACGTGCACATCGGTTCGCAAATGCTCAGCCTCGACCCGATCCGCGCAGCCCTGCAGCGTGTGGCGGCTTTCTGGCGCGAACTGGCCGCTGTCGGCCACACGGTCCGCAGCATCGACGTCGGTGGCGGCCTCGGCGTGTGCTACCGCGCAGGCCACGATCATCCGGTGCCGGTCAGTGATTACGCCGGCGCGATCCGCGAGGCACTGGCAGGTTTCGAGGGCCGCATCCTGCTGGAGCCGGGACGCTGGCTGGTCGCCGAAGCGGGCGTGCTGCTGACGCGCGTGGTCCGCATCAAGCACGGCCGCGAACGCAAGTTCCTGATCCTCGATGCCGCGATGAACGACCTGCTGCGGCCGAGCCTGTACGACGCCTGGCACGACATCGTGCCGCTGGTGGATGCAACACGTCCGTCGCAAACCTACGACGTCGTGGGGCCGGTCTGCGAAACCGGCGATACCTTCGCGCGTGGGCGCGAACTGCCCGAATGCGGCGCCGGCGACCTGGTGATGATCAAGGCCACGGGTGCCTATGGTGCGTCGATGGCATCGACCTACAACTCGCGGCCGCTCGCCGCCGAAGTATTGCTCGACCGCGGGCGATATGCGGTGGTCCGCGAGCGCCAGACCTTCGAAGAACTGGTTGCGGGCGAGCAATCCGCCGACCAATGGGAGACCGCATGA
- a CDS encoding gamma-glutamyltransferase family protein encodes MSKHSLQKYVCRGALLPSTVLAFAIATLSTAAVARDTRPAAPNFTHAPTSTQAMLDKAKPVTAQHAMVVSDQHYATDAGVEILKAGGNAIDAAVAVGYALAVTQPCCGNIGGGGFMTIHLANGKNLFLNFREKAPLKATPNMFLDAQGNVVEGRSTDTYLGVGVPGTVMGLDTALKKYGTMSVAQVIQPAIKLARDGYVLEEGDAEIINGRLDELNKYPESAAVFGHGGKPWKAGDLLVQKDLANTLEKIAKGGTDEFYKGSIAKAVVKASEAHGGILSMKDFASYSVEWKKPLQCEYRGYTILSAPPPSSGGTTMCLALNILAPYPVSKWGYASPTFVHYFAEAERRAFATRNTYLGDPDFVKIPMQKLMSASYAASLRATIQPDKATPSSQIESFLPSSEGNNTTHYSVMDAHGNAVAVTYTINLLFGIKQIAGDTGFYLNDEMDDFTAKPGASNDAGLVQGKADGVEPGKRPLSSMTPTVVLKDGKPFILTGSPGSATIISTTMQSIINVVDFGMNMQQAVNAPHIHMQWYPDVVYVGPGLLTPESKAKLEAMGYTLKDRSLGVLESILVNPKTHLLEGASDPHRSAGLAAGY; translated from the coding sequence ATGTCCAAGCATTCCCTTCAGAAATACGTGTGCCGCGGCGCGCTGTTACCGAGCACCGTGCTGGCATTCGCGATCGCGACACTCAGCACCGCGGCCGTCGCACGCGACACGCGTCCCGCCGCGCCCAACTTCACGCACGCACCGACGAGCACGCAGGCGATGCTCGACAAGGCCAAGCCCGTGACGGCGCAGCACGCGATGGTGGTGTCGGACCAGCACTACGCCACCGACGCCGGCGTCGAGATCCTGAAGGCCGGCGGCAACGCCATCGATGCCGCGGTCGCGGTGGGTTATGCGCTGGCCGTGACGCAACCGTGCTGCGGCAACATCGGCGGCGGCGGCTTCATGACCATCCATCTGGCCAACGGCAAGAACCTGTTCCTGAACTTCCGCGAGAAGGCGCCGCTGAAGGCCACGCCCAACATGTTCCTCGACGCGCAAGGCAACGTGGTCGAAGGCCGCAGTACGGACACCTACCTCGGCGTAGGCGTGCCGGGCACGGTGATGGGCCTCGATACCGCGCTCAAGAAGTACGGCACGATGAGCGTCGCGCAGGTCATCCAACCCGCCATCAAGCTGGCCCGTGACGGCTACGTGCTGGAAGAAGGCGATGCCGAAATCATCAACGGCCGCCTCGATGAACTCAACAAGTATCCGGAATCCGCGGCTGTCTTCGGCCACGGCGGCAAGCCGTGGAAGGCCGGCGACCTGCTGGTGCAGAAGGATCTTGCCAACACCCTGGAGAAGATCGCCAAGGGTGGTACCGACGAATTCTACAAAGGCTCGATCGCCAAAGCCGTGGTCAAGGCCAGCGAGGCCCACGGCGGCATCCTCAGCATGAAGGATTTCGCTTCGTACAGCGTGGAATGGAAGAAACCACTGCAATGCGAATACCGCGGCTACACCATCCTGTCCGCGCCGCCACCCAGTTCCGGCGGCACCACCATGTGCCTGGCGCTCAACATCCTTGCGCCCTACCCCGTCAGCAAGTGGGGCTACGCATCGCCGACCTTCGTGCATTATTTCGCGGAAGCCGAACGGCGTGCCTTCGCAACCCGCAACACCTACCTTGGCGATCCGGATTTTGTGAAGATCCCGATGCAGAAGCTGATGTCGGCGTCCTATGCGGCATCGCTGCGCGCGACGATCCAGCCGGACAAGGCCACGCCGTCGTCGCAGATCGAAAGCTTCCTGCCCTCCAGCGAGGGCAACAACACCACGCATTACTCCGTGATGGACGCGCACGGCAACGCCGTCGCCGTCACCTACACCATCAACCTCCTGTTCGGCATCAAGCAGATCGCCGGCGACACCGGCTTCTACCTCAATGACGAAATGGACGATTTCACCGCCAAGCCGGGCGCGTCCAACGACGCCGGACTGGTGCAGGGCAAGGCCGATGGAGTCGAGCCCGGCAAGCGCCCGCTGAGTTCGATGACGCCGACCGTGGTGCTGAAGGACGGCAAGCCGTTCATCCTGACCGGCAGCCCCGGCAGCGCCACCATCATTTCGACCACGATGCAAAGCATCATCAACGTGGTCGACTTCGGGATGAACATGCAGCAGGCCGTCAACGCGCCGCACATCCACATGCAGTGGTATCCCGACGTCGTCTATGTCGGGCCGGGCCTGCTGACGCCGGAATCGAAAGCAAAACTCGAAGCAATGGGCTACACCCTGAAGGACCGTTCGCTGGGCGTGCTGGAATCCATCCTCGTGAATCCGAAGACGCACCTGCTGGAAGGCGCCAGCGACCCGCACCGCTCGGCGGGACTGGCGGCGGGCTACTGA
- a CDS encoding L-alanine-DL-glutamate epimerase: MLRELTARHDSLPLKAPFRISRGVKYAADVVTVELKQASCTGRGESVPYPRYRESVASVLDEMESLRKDLCAGMGRDELQARLHPGAARNALDAALWDLDAQLTRVAVSAQLARPPHAPLVTALTVSLDTPEAMEQAASRMSEARLIKIKVDADDPAARIEAVRRAAPSARLIVDPNESWTLDILHDLQPVLERAAVNLIEQPLPASDDVALTGFVGRIPVCADESCHTSADLPRLRDRYQAINIKLDKAGGLTEAWRLLRNARESGFRIMVGCMVGSSLGIAPALEIAREAEFIDLDGPLWLENDHADGVKLTNGLLSPPLPGFWGG, translated from the coding sequence ATGCTGCGCGAACTGACCGCACGGCACGACAGCCTGCCGCTGAAGGCGCCGTTCCGGATCTCGCGAGGGGTCAAATACGCCGCGGACGTCGTCACGGTCGAACTGAAGCAAGCCAGCTGCACCGGGCGCGGCGAATCCGTGCCCTACCCGCGCTACCGCGAATCCGTGGCCTCGGTGCTGGACGAAATGGAGTCGCTGCGCAAAGACCTTTGCGCAGGCATGGGACGCGACGAACTGCAGGCGCGCCTGCATCCGGGCGCGGCACGCAACGCGCTCGATGCAGCACTGTGGGATCTGGACGCGCAACTCACCCGAGTTGCGGTGTCGGCGCAATTGGCACGCCCGCCCCACGCGCCACTGGTGACCGCGCTCACAGTGAGCCTCGACACACCCGAGGCCATGGAGCAGGCGGCTTCCCGCATGAGCGAAGCCAGACTCATCAAGATCAAGGTCGATGCCGACGATCCGGCTGCACGGATCGAAGCCGTGCGCCGCGCCGCGCCGTCGGCCAGGTTGATCGTCGATCCGAACGAAAGCTGGACCCTCGACATCCTGCACGACCTGCAACCCGTGCTCGAGCGCGCGGCCGTCAACCTGATCGAACAACCGCTGCCTGCCTCCGATGACGTGGCCCTCACCGGCTTCGTCGGCCGGATTCCGGTCTGCGCCGACGAGTCATGCCACACCAGCGCCGACCTGCCGCGGCTGCGCGACCGCTACCAGGCCATCAACATCAAGCTCGACAAGGCCGGCGGCCTGACCGAAGCCTGGCGCCTGCTGCGCAACGCGCGCGAGTCGGGTTTCCGCATCATGGTCGGCTGCATGGTCGGCTCGTCGCTCGGCATCGCGCCGGCGCTGGAAATCGCGCGCGAAGCGGAGTTCATCGACCTCGACGGGCCGCTATGGCTCGAAAACGACCACGCCGACGGGGTCAAGCTGACAAACGGTCTGCTCTCGCCGCCATTGCCGGGATTCTGGGGTGGCTGA
- a CDS encoding Protein often near L-alanine-DL-glutamate epimerase (cell wall recycling), with protein MAEYGDAGTHGKWGPPYLLYLGTAADDLAIKTARGLAYWRPEWCVGQHRHRDCRFTLGLPEMGFAEAKAAGADTMVVGNANAGGVMSPETVTDVVAALDAGLNVVAGLHQKLRDNPNIVAAAKRNGRTLFDAREPVGNIPVGNGRKRAGRRLLTVGTDCSVGKMYTTLALERSLRQRGIKADFRATGQTGIFVAGGGIPIDSVVADFISGAAEFISPARNDGGWDLIEGQGSLFHPSYAGVSLGLLHGSQPDALVLCHEPGRSWMRGLPGCPQPDLKACLDANLTAARLTSPTVQAVGIALNTSKLPQAEAQALCREIGERLGLPCTDPVTMGVEPIVDKLLACCAN; from the coding sequence ATGGCGGAATACGGCGACGCTGGCACGCACGGCAAGTGGGGACCGCCTTACCTGCTGTACCTCGGCACGGCCGCCGATGACCTCGCCATCAAGACGGCGAGGGGCTTGGCGTATTGGCGGCCGGAATGGTGCGTGGGCCAGCACCGCCATCGCGATTGCCGATTTACCTTGGGCTTGCCGGAGATGGGTTTCGCCGAAGCCAAGGCTGCCGGTGCCGACACCATGGTGGTCGGCAACGCCAATGCGGGCGGCGTGATGTCGCCCGAAACCGTCACCGATGTGGTCGCGGCGCTCGACGCCGGCCTCAACGTGGTCGCGGGCCTGCACCAGAAACTCCGCGACAACCCCAACATCGTGGCTGCGGCGAAGCGCAATGGCCGCACCCTGTTCGATGCACGCGAACCCGTCGGCAACATCCCGGTTGGCAACGGCCGCAAGCGCGCCGGACGGCGCCTGCTCACCGTCGGCACCGACTGTTCGGTCGGCAAGATGTACACCACCCTCGCGCTTGAGCGCAGCCTGCGCCAGCGCGGCATCAAGGCGGATTTCCGCGCCACCGGCCAGACCGGCATCTTCGTTGCCGGCGGCGGCATCCCGATCGATTCGGTGGTCGCCGATTTCATTTCCGGCGCCGCCGAATTCATTTCCCCGGCCCGCAACGACGGCGGCTGGGACCTCATCGAAGGCCAGGGTTCGCTGTTCCACCCTTCCTACGCCGGCGTGTCGCTGGGGCTGCTGCACGGTTCGCAACCCGATGCGCTGGTGCTGTGCCACGAACCGGGTCGCTCGTGGATGCGCGGGTTGCCAGGCTGTCCGCAGCCCGACCTCAAGGCGTGCCTCGACGCCAACCTCACCGCCGCGCGCCTGACCAGCCCCACCGTGCAGGCCGTTGGCATTGCCCTGAACACCTCGAAATTGCCGCAGGCGGAAGCGCAGGCGCTGTGTCGTGAAATCGGCGAACGGCTCGGACTGCCCTGCACCGACCCGGTGACCATGGGCGTCGAACCCATCGTCGACAAGCTGCTGGCATGCTGCGCGAACTGA
- a CDS encoding D-aminopeptidase — translation MPNKRLVVIAVLLLACLPACAQQHKNLRDYGIAVGVLQPGKWNAITDVPGVLVGQKTLIEGESVRTGVTAILPYRGNIFQDKVPAAVYVGNGFGKLTGTTQIAELGNIETPIVLTNTLSVPTAADALIDYTFSFPANANVMSVNPVVGETNDGWLNDIRGRHVTKQDVLDAIQSAKDGPVAQGDVGAGTGTVAFGFKGGIGTASRKLPTSLGGYTVGVLVQTNFGGVLDIDGVPVGKLLHKYYLSDKLNDSPDGSCMIVVATDAPLGSRNLERLAKRAMLGLGKTGGIESNGSGDYAIAFSTYAGNRVPYESNNALQPMTVVRNDDMSPLFMAAIEATEEAILNSLFHAASMTGRDHHHIDALPVDKVLRIMRQRGYSVTGAMPPAPASAEP, via the coding sequence ATGCCCAACAAACGTCTCGTCGTCATCGCCGTCCTGCTGCTTGCCTGCCTCCCGGCCTGCGCACAGCAACACAAGAACCTGCGCGATTACGGCATCGCAGTCGGCGTGCTGCAGCCCGGAAAGTGGAACGCGATCACCGACGTGCCGGGCGTGCTGGTCGGCCAGAAAACCCTGATCGAAGGCGAAAGCGTACGCACCGGCGTGACCGCAATCCTTCCCTACCGGGGAAACATCTTCCAGGACAAGGTCCCCGCGGCCGTGTACGTGGGCAACGGCTTCGGCAAGCTGACCGGCACCACCCAGATCGCCGAACTCGGCAACATCGAAACGCCGATCGTGCTGACCAACACGCTCAGCGTGCCAACGGCTGCGGATGCGCTGATCGACTACACCTTCTCGTTTCCCGCGAACGCCAACGTCATGTCGGTGAACCCGGTCGTCGGCGAAACCAACGACGGCTGGTTGAACGACATCCGCGGCCGCCATGTGACGAAGCAGGACGTGCTGGATGCCATCCAGTCGGCAAAAGACGGTCCGGTCGCCCAAGGCGACGTCGGTGCCGGCACCGGCACCGTGGCGTTCGGTTTCAAGGGCGGCATCGGCACCGCATCGAGGAAGCTGCCCACAAGCCTTGGCGGATACACCGTCGGCGTGCTGGTGCAGACCAACTTCGGCGGCGTGCTCGACATCGACGGCGTGCCGGTCGGCAAGCTGTTGCACAAGTATTACCTGAGCGACAAATTGAACGATTCGCCTGACGGCTCCTGCATGATCGTGGTCGCCACCGATGCGCCGCTCGGCTCGCGCAATCTGGAACGCCTGGCCAAGCGCGCGATGCTGGGCCTGGGCAAGACCGGCGGCATCGAATCGAACGGCAGCGGCGATTACGCAATCGCGTTTTCGACCTACGCCGGCAATCGCGTGCCGTACGAGTCAAACAACGCGCTGCAGCCGATGACTGTCGTGCGCAACGACGACATGTCGCCACTGTTCATGGCCGCGATCGAGGCCACCGAGGAAGCCATCCTCAACTCGCTGTTCCACGCTGCCAGCATGACAGGCCGCGACCACCATCACATCGACGCGCTTCCGGTCGACAAAGTCCTCCGGATCATGCGTCAACGCGGATATTCGGTCACCGGAGCCATGCCGCCTGCTCCGGCCTCGGCCGAGCCATGA